The following are from one region of the Camelus ferus isolate YT-003-E chromosome 13, BCGSAC_Cfer_1.0, whole genome shotgun sequence genome:
- the CTRC gene encoding chymotrypsin-C, with protein sequence MLGITFLAALLAYASSCGVPRIPPNLSARVVGGDSAIPHSWPWQISLQYLSSGTWKHTCGGTLISPSHVLTAAHCISNTLTYRVGLGKNNLEVEDEEGSVYVDVDTIYVHENWNSFLIRNDIALIKLAESVELSDTIQVACLPEEGSLLPQDYPCYVTGWGRLWTNGPIADELQQGLQPIVDHDTCSQRDWWGSTVRDTMVCAGGDGVISACNGDSGGPLNCQAESSSIWEVRGIVSFGSGLSCNTLKKPTVFTRVSAYIDWINEKIQL encoded by the exons ATGTTGGGCATCACATTCCTTGCCGCGCTCCTGGCCTATG cctccagctgcGGGGTCCCCCGCATCCCGCCCAACCTATCAGCCCGAGTGGTGGGAGGAGACAGTGCCATTCCCCACAGCTGGCCCTGGCAG atCTCCCTCCAGTACCTCAGTAGTGGCACGTGGAAGCACACCTGCGGTGGCACCTTGATCAGCCCCAGTCACGTCCTCACAGCTGCTCACTGCATCAG CAACACCCTGACCTACCGCGTGGGCCTGGGGAAGAACAACCTGGAGGTGGAAGATGAGGAAGGCTCCGTGTACGTGGATGTGGATACCATCTATGTCCACGAGAACTGGAACTCGTTTCTGATTCG CAACGACATTGCCCTTATCAAGCTGGCGGAGTCTGTGGAACTGAGTGACACCATCCAGGTGGCATGCCTGCCGGAGGAGGGCTCCTTGCTGCCTCAGGACTACCCCTGCTACGTCACAGGCTGGGGCCGCCTCTGGA CCAATGGCCCCATTGCCGACGAGCTCCAGCAGGGCCTGCAGCCCATAGTGGACCACGACACGTGCAGCCAGAGAGATTGGTGGGGCAGCACGGTGAGGGACACCATGGTGTGCGCCGGGGGTGACGGCGTCATCTCAGCCTGCAAC GGGGACTCGGGCGGCCCACTGAACTGCCAGGCCGagagcagcagcatctgggagGTGCGGGGCATCGTCAGCTTCGGCTCCGGGCTGAGCTGCAACACCCTCAAGAAGCCCACGGTCTTCACCCGTGTGTCCGCCTACATCGACTGGATCAACGAG AAAATACAGCTGTGA
- the LOC102519577 gene encoding chymotrypsin-like elastase family member 2A, with protein MIGALLLSTLVAGALSCGLPTYAPHLPRVVGGEDASPNSWPWQVSLQYSSSGEWRHTCGGSLVDPSWVLTAAHCISSSRTYRVVLGRQSLSTDEPGSLAVAVSKFVIHSDWNSNQLSNGNDIALLKLASTVTLTDKIQLGCLPPAGSILPNNYICYVTGWGRLQTNGALPDILQQGELLVVDYATCSQPSWWGSTVKTNMICAGGDGVISSCNGDSGGPLNCQAADGQWEVHGVVSFGSSLGCNYYRKPSVFTRVSNYNDWINSVIANN; from the exons ATGATCGGGGCCCTGCTGTTGTCCACATTGGTGGCTGGAG CTCTCAGCTGTGGGCTCCCCACATACGCGCCCCATCTGCCTAGGGTCGTTGGAGGTGAAGATGCGAGTCCCAACAGCTGGCCCTGGCAG GTCTCCCTGCAGTACAGCTCCAGTGGCGAGTGGCGCCACACCTGCGGAGGGTCTCTGGTGGACCCAAGCTGGGTCCTGACAGCTGCTCACTGCATCAG ctcctcccggACCTACCGCGTGGTGCTGGGCCGGCAAAGCCTCTCCACCGATGAGCCCGGCTCGCTGGCCGTCGCGGTCTCCAAGTTCGTGATACACAGTGACTGGAACTCCAACCAGCTCTCCAACGG GAACGACATTGCCCTGCTCAAGCTGGCCAGCACTGTCACCCTGACCGACAAGATCCAGCTGGGCTGCCTGCCACCCGCCGGCAGCATCCTGCCTAACAACTACATCTGCTACGTCACGGGCTGGGGAAGGCTGCAGA CCAACGGGGCTCTTCCCGACATCCTGCAGCAAGGTGAGCTGCTGGTTGTGGATTACGCCACGTGCTCCCAACCCAGTTGGTGGGGCAGCACTGTGAAGACCAATATGATCTGTGCTGGGGGCGACGGTGTGATCTCCAGCTGCAAC GGGGACTCCGGGGGACCACTGAACTGCCAGGCGGCTGACGGCCAGTGGGAAGTGCACGGCGTGGTCAGCTTCGGGTCCTCCCTCGGCTGCAACTACTACCGCAAGCCTTCCGTCTTCACACGGGTCTCCAACTACAACGACTGGATCAATTCG